One genomic segment of Meleagris gallopavo isolate NT-WF06-2002-E0010 breed Aviagen turkey brand Nicholas breeding stock chromosome 30 unlocalized genomic scaffold, Turkey_5.1 Chr30_random_7180001957392, whole genome shotgun sequence includes these proteins:
- the LOC104915567 gene encoding scaffold attachment factor B1-like, giving the protein MGPCELRAPSDKAHVGSSTTGLYCCLPQAIEDEGGDPDEIPMASELTNKRLSKRMSKGRKSEEEGVEDNGLEENSRDGQEDIEASLDTLQDIDMMDISVLDEAEIDNSSAVDCGEDYSPDNILDSLSDNKDNVDAEMKELPDQLTENEEDYDEIENNVDSSSDLIEMKKMEKLHLEPENEKILDILGETCKSELLNEETSEAEQPHAQEASNVVPGKRLAEEEDALAAAQSEEDALDLDSKSAQAMARKEAKRLVVAKGETSEQTIEEEKLDSDSVGVESVSDQSSKRCQGLEASSGETAERGAGAEGKDSKEDAKKTEDKANSEESPATKESSASEGGDQKKRFVFSPL; this is encoded by the exons ATGGGGCCGTGTGAGCTGAGAGCCCCATCGGACAAAGCACACGTTGGTAGCAGTACGACAGGGCTGTATTGCTGTCTCCCTCAGGCTATTGAGGACGAAGGAGGAGATCCGGATGAAATTCCCATGGCTTCAGAACTGACCAACAAGAGGCTGTCAAAAAGAATGAGCAAAG gaagaaaatcagaagaggAAGGGGTGGAAGACAATGGGCTAGAAGAAAACTCCAGAGATGGGCAG GAGGATATTGAAGCAAGCCTGGATACCTTACAAGACATAGACATGATGGATATTAGTGTGCTAGATGAGGCTGAAATAGACAACAGCAGTGCTGTAGACTGTGGAGAAGACTATAGTCCTGATAACATTCTGGACTCACTGTCTGATAATAAAGACAATGTTgatgctgaaatgaaagaacTTCCAGATCAGCTAACAGAAAATGAG GAAGATTATGATGAAATTGAAAACAATGTAGATTCCTCTTCTGATTTAATTGAAATGAAG aaaatggagaaactaCACTTGGAGCCAG aaaatgagaaaatactcGACATTTTGGGGGAAACTTGTAAATCTGAGCTCCTTAACGAAGAAACCTCCGAAGCGGAGCAGCCACATGCACAGGAAGCAAGTAACGTGGTGCCAGGCAAGAGGCTAGCAGAGGAAGAGGACGCTCTTGCTGCCGCTCAGTCGGAGGAAGATGCTTTAGATTTGGACAGCAAATCGGCACAAGCTATGGCAAGGAAGGAGGCAAAGCGTTTAGTTGTAGCGAAAGGGGAGACAAGTGAACAGACAATAGAGGAAGAGAAGCTGGACTCTGACTCTGTAGGAGTAGAGAGCGTAAGCGATCAGAGTAGCAAGCGCTGCCAAGGCCTGGAAGCCTCTAGTGGGGAAACAGCGGAGAGAGGCGCAGGTGCGGAAGGCAAAGATAGCAAAGAAGATgccaagaaaacagaagacaaagctAATTCAGAGGAATCCCCCGCTACTAAAGAGTCCTCAGCCAGTGAGGGCGGTGATCAGAAAaagaggtttgttttttctccgTTATAG